The DNA region TTTGTTGCTTGTATAGTCGTTTTATTTAAATGTGtgcatatattatttttttaggatagttatatatatttataatagtTCATCATCACTATATTCATCAACGTCCTTTTCTGCATAGGTCTGTAAAAGTtcataattaatttttgaaagctTTAAGCCGTTTTGATGTTGCCGCCAATATTCCAATCGTTTTTCTCGCAATCTTTCTGATAAAATGATAAGGCTATCACTCATCGGTTCACCAAAGATGTTAAATATTTGACTGCTTTCTGTTTTATCTAAAAACTTGGAATGTCGTAAAAATGCTCTCCATTCAGTAATTTCTTCACTTAAAAGTATGTTTCTAGATCTTGGGTCATCCTTTAGGCTTAGCAAGTTAGAAACATTGTcataaattttgtcaaaagtATCAACACATCTTGATATACGTTGCCAAGTAGCCTTATCAACATTTCCTTTAGGAGCCATCATTTTTTGACGTTTGATTTTTTGCTCCAttagaaaatctccaccttgATTTCGGCCATGACATTCGTTTATTGAAAATGTGAGATTTTCTTCTCTTTGTTTTCGCACTTGAGGAGGGTAAATAGCTTTATTAAGCAAATCACGGTACTCAATTTCACGATAAAACGGATGATTAAAACCGAATTACCAATCTGCAAAAGCGTATCTACCTGCAAAAGCGTATCTACCTGCATCACTTATGCTGATATCATTATTGCGGTCACCAACTCTTTGTGTATAAATGCCCAAACCAAATGTAGTAATCAACTGTAACATAAGCTTGAGTGTTGGGCAACTAACTTTGTGTTGCCATTCCATAAAACCCATGGCACTAATGTTGCCCTTTTCTTCTTCTGCATATTTGTTAATAAGTTCTAACATTGTACCATGCAAAAAAACTTCAAAGGCTTCCCATGCCTTGTGATTATCTGTACAATCTTTAAAGTAGGTATACGCTTTTGGAGAGTTAAAATTTAACACATCACGGCCAAGTGGTTCCAAACATATTTGGTCCAATATCTTAAAGAAACCTTTCACCTaacatgtaaatatattttatttattattacgaTAAACAGCATAAGTTTGATTACATTTTTAAAcattgcttttttatatttattattcatGAAGTatactgtaaatattttttaaaacagaaagtaTTTTATATTGAAAGATTGTTatgttacacattttttttttatttgtttgttttagttcAGTCCCCTTTTGcataaaaatgtatttgtaTACCTGATTCATATTTAAATGTCCCAAGCCAGGAAGTAAAAGTAATCCAATCATAATCTTCTTTGTTATCATCAATAAGCCTGCTAGCAAGTACATAAGGTGGTCCATCACATCCAACGTATCCATCACATCCAACGTATGTCCAGAATCTACTTTTAGATACAGCAAGGTTTTCTTTAAGTTGACTAAGAATTGATTTAATGTTGTCATAACTGTTGGGGTTTAATAATATTGGCTCTCCAACTTGAATTGATGGTTTATTACAAGCACTTTTTTGACCAAGATTTAAATACTTGTTACCAACTGAAGTTGTTTGACAAGATTTCTGTTGTtcctcattgactttcttaacTGCTGACCCACACGCATCACAAACACGCTTGCAATTCTTATATGCCTTCCCACAATCCtaataaatataaatgaaaatcagaaaaatacacTGATGAATACTGTATTataacaagtaaaaaaaaacttaccgtaATTGTACACTGGCGCTTTTGAAGTAAAATAAGGTCTGAAATTCTTTTAGTGAtttcatttgtttcatttttgtacTGTTCAATCATTTGGCTAATGTAGTTGAAACGAACTTTTCTGAAAACTTTGCGTGAACTTTGAAGGATTTCATCCATTTTTCCTTGGATTTCCCCAAGTGTTTTTTCGGTACTCCAGTAGCATGGTTTTAACGATTCAATGGTTTGAATATTGCCCATTAAACTTATATACAGCGTTGATGTGATAATATCAGCCAAAGCTGATTTCGTCTTCGAAATACGGTAGTTGCGAATTATGTATTTTCCAATATTGTCAATGTAGGTTTCTATGTCTCCGCTTGGACATTCCAACTTATTTCTACCAATTTCCTTTAGCCAATTTAAATATGAAGAATAACTGCCAGCTGGATAAATCTTACCATTAATAGTTGTTACTATTTTAGATCCAGAAATACACGACTTTACCAGATTTGAAACAAATGAATGTGGAAATATCCAATTTAAATTTGCCAAGTAGTATATGTTTTCGATCAGGGTAGCCAAATAGAAAATTATACCAGAATTATGTTCATTTTTAATGTACCGACCTGAAATTCCTTCCACAAACGAAACTAGAATATTTTCTCTCTGAAGTATAAATTCCATTGGATTGTGTTTGCAAATAAGATGCATCTTTGTATTTTGTACTTAAATATTCTCcatctttttgtattttatacaaAAGAACTCTTTtcccaagataaaaaaataactgtGACCATTTTGAATCTGGTACATGGTCAGTTAAAACTTTGGATTTTAACAAATATGCTATAAATGTGTCAGTCTCCAAGCTATCACATGACAACCCATGCTCTCTTTGTCCTTTAGTTTCAACATCTTCAGGTTTTGGTTTCATAAGGTATTCTGCCATATTAATGCATGCTTTACAAAGATAGCTTGATCTTTCGGATAAATAATTGTGTGATTTCAAGTAATTAACAACTGTTTGCTTCACTTTGGATCTTTCAATATGACAAACTGATTTACTTTCATCTTGAGAAAGAATAATCCAAACATCATGATCACTACACTTGCAGCCGGCCTTTGGCGCAGCCATATTGAAAAGGGCCGTGaaattcaaaaatttgaaaatagacAAATTAAGCTATTTTCCAGAAGCAACCGTGGCCGTAAAACAAAGAAGCCGTAACAGCGCATGCGTtcttaatcaaaacaaacttaaCGCTATATCTTCTGACAgcgcaaataataaagaaaaatatatttggaccACCAAAAGGAGGTtctatagaatgtttttagctaataaaatcaTTGCGACTATGTAACAGAACAGCaataggcagcaaaaaccatgttaatagcctaattaggagagATAAATCGCCTAAAAAGGCTATCGTAGACTAATTAGACTAT from Hydractinia symbiolongicarpus strain clone_291-10 chromosome 6, HSymV2.1, whole genome shotgun sequence includes:
- the LOC130647972 gene encoding uncharacterized protein LOC130647972 isoform X1, with the protein product MHLICKHNPMEFILQRENILVSFVEGISGRYIKNEHNSGIIFYLATLIENIYYLANLNWIFPHSFVSNLVKSCISGSKIVTTINGKIYPAGSYSSYLNWLKEIGRNKLECPSGDIETYIDNIGKYIIRNYRISKTKSALADIITSTLYISLMGNIQTIESLKPCYWSTEKTLGEIQGKMDEILQSSRKVFRKVRFNYISQMIEQYKNETNEITKRISDLILLQKRQCTITDCGKAYKNCKRVCDACGSAVKKVNEEQQKSCQTTSVGNKYLNLGQKSACNKPSIQVGEPILLNPNSYDNIKSILSQLKENLAVSKSRFWTYVGCDGYVGCDGPPYVLASRLIDDNKEDYDWITFTSWLGTFKYESGIQIHFYAKGD
- the LOC130647972 gene encoding uncharacterized protein LOC130647972 isoform X2, whose translation is MHLICKHNPMEFILQRENILVSFVEGISGRYIKNEHNSGIIFYLATLIENIYYLANLNWIFPHSFVSNLVKSCISGSKIVTTINGKIYPAGSYSSYLNWLKEIGRNKLECPSGDIETYIDNIGKYIIRNYRISKTKSALADIITSTLYISLMGNIQTIESLKPCYWSTEKTLGEIQGKMDEILQSSRKVFRKVRFNYISQMIEQYKNETNEITKRISDLILLQKRQCTITDCGKAYKNCKRVCDACGSAVKKVNEEQQKSCQTTSVGNKYLNLGQKSACNKPSIQVGEPILLNPNSYDNIKSILSQLKENLAVSKSRFWTYVGCDGYVGCDGPPYVLASRLIDDNKEDYDWITFTSWLGTFKYESGERFL